Genomic segment of Salvelinus sp. IW2-2015 linkage group LG17, ASM291031v2, whole genome shotgun sequence:
ctgggcaagtcagttaagaacaaattcttatttacaatgacggcctaccccagccaacccctaacaacgctgggccaattgtgcgctgtcctatgggactcccaatcacagccagttgtgatacaccctggaattgaaccagggactgaagtgacgcctctagcactgagatgcagtgccttagaccgctgcgccactcgggagcccaaatagcATGCCACTCTCTTGATCTCATAAACACATATACTATTCATACACAGGCAAATATTCACGTCAACAGCCGCGRTGCGCTATAACTACCTGCTTTTTCCTGTAGAAGCCCCGAGTGTCACAGTTGGGGATATAGATGTCACGATCAGACTGAAAGATAGTGAGCTCAATACCCCGCAGAACACTATTGAGCAGCTTACGGCAGGGTGCCTAAAAAGAGGATACATTGATGAATACAGAAACTATACAGTTATAAATACAGCAACTATACATTGAtaaatacagtaactactgtaTACAAGGAGAGAGCCTACATATTAAATGACAGTAAGAGAAGCCCATGGTTGATGTTAGAAGACCATTTCTAGCCTATTAGAGTAGCTACAACACGTGTGGATATCATAGAAGATTGAGGTCACTGATGCAGCATGAAGCCAGAAGCAAAACATATTATATGTCACATAATATCATGTCATTATATAATGATATTGTTAAACAAGGACTGTCTTTTTCCAGGTCACTTAGACAGTGGTTTGAAGCAACTGTGTGACTACGTATGCAGTATCTgtcaaattgtagaaataaattctatgttgggtttgtgttTCATTGCAgatccacctcctctcctcgtAAAGTGAAAAATCCAAGGCCGCCACAGTCGAGTCTAAACTTTACTGATTCACATCATGGTCTATTAGTTCTGCCGCATAGCAGCATACACATCATGCACCATAATGTATGGCTTTAGAGCACTATATGTGGTACTGCTGTCGCTGTATCACCCAGACAGCACAGCAGCTTCAGTAATAACTCTCTCTACCCGACTCCTTCCATCATACAGTATCTATCTGTATGAATATGAATGCATTATGTAAGCAGCTCTACATATTTCTCAGATTTAAACAGGTGTGGGTAAATGTAAGTAGAAGTCATTATTAGCTTACTGCATCAAGTGGCTTAAGCAGGTACCGTACTTGGATAACACTTACCTTTTCTATTTCACCACTTTGTGAAGGATGTGGACCTATAGGAGAGAGCAGCACATTACCAATAATACATTCAACCAGGGCATTACTAAGAACCTTAAACCATCTCTGATATCAAAATATAAGTTAGAAGTGTTTTGTTTCAAGCTGTTGCAAGACATGAAGCATCAATCATATACAAGTGCAAGGCAGGAAATGTCAAACTTGtattgtatttgaggtttaaaaggcgTCTGAAGATTGTAATTTCCTTTACAAAAAAATTATCAACCACTTCAAAAAATGTagatgaattataatccacatataaaatcacatttcctgttgctgcaggattattttcctgctgtagcaaactggctcaaatcaaGACCCTGCATCTTTACTGGACAGTGATTTGGCTCTGAATTGATATTTCCTGTAGTATGTCCTTCCTAAGGAATCGCAGTGGCTTAGTCTGAACAGTAGATGGAGACCCCTTGCAATGAAAAGCATCATTATCTGACTGTAGGTGACAGTATAACACTCATTCTGGGCTGTCAATAAAATGCACAGATCACACCCTCTCTTTGAAATGCATGCATGTATAGTACCATCACCATACACATCACattcatatacatacacatacttgcacacacatacttacacaagCTCCAACGTACTAATACACCTAAAGCGTGCCTCAAGTGTCTGTGCATCATAGTGTTGACTACATCTTTTTATTACATGACTGATGGTAGGCTGTTCAATCCAACATTTGAGACTTCTAGTCCAACACTCTCTCAAATTAGATTTTTGTCACAAGACACCATGCAGAGGCACTGCAGCATAGAAATCAAGATCATGCAGCCTTTTCAAATTCATCTTTGGTGCTTGTCATGTATCTAACACTAAATGTCATACTCTTATAATAAAACAGTACTAGCATTTCTTTTTGGTGCACACCAACATAGAATACAATCCTCACACTGATGATAAGAGAATGTGTTTCTTACTTATCAGTCTTACCTGATAAGCTAAGCTGTAGTATAATTgccctaacacacacaacacagagctgAATTTAATAATATTAGATGTGCCAGTGGTGTGTGTCTCAGTCTTACCTGTGGGGTGGGGCCTCTCCGTGGGACTGGTCCTGCTGTGCTTGGTGCAGAAGCCCCTGCCCTGCAGCAGCGCCTGGAGCGGGCTGTGTTCCTGAGGAGGGGGCACGCAGCGCAGCCCCTTGGCACAGCTCATGGTGTACACACCACAGGGCTCTCCCTGGGCCAACATGGATGTGCTGCCTGCTTGTCCAATATGGTCCCGGGGGGCCCGACCTGCCCCCAAAGATTCTCTACAGGAGGGACAACCCTTGTAGGGGCCCAAGCGGTTAGCCAGAATCCAAGATCCGCAGTGAGCAATCAGCAACAAGACAATAGTCGTTAAGTTAGAAAAGAGAGGCATTTTCTGTCCAGGTCTCAGGTTAAgctccacacacactctctctctctttctctctctgtcagtcaaatGTGGCTGATGCTATTTCTGGATGTATAtttatctctttctcctctttctctctgtcctctctccgtctcttcagCTTTGCTTGGTGCTTAGCCGGTTCAATCGTTAGGCAGCCAGGAGTCCCCTGCAGTGCCAGAGGAGACAAATTGAGATCGAGAGAGACACAGCAAAGCAGCAGCTTTTAAAGATCTGAAAGGCggtgatagagagggagagagagagcacagttaTGACACCTTCAGGGGCtgggactcagagagagagagagggagggagagagggaggaaggcagagagggagtagagagaggtggggggtggaTTATTTTCCTTTTGGAAATTAGCAAAATCTCCCCCACCCCTTCTTTTTCTACTGACCCCTTTCCATAGTAATGTTAAACATTTTACATGTACAAACAGTATACTTTACAAAATATACACTTTCTCCCCATTATGCATTGATGTCAGTCAGACCATTCTGATCATATTTGCCATGGTAACAATTACGGCAAGGTATAGCATTGCATTCAGCTATACTGACTGCAATGTCTAGCTTTATTGGAGTTGTTCTAATACTCTTGTCAACCCTGACCACAGAAGAATATAGAATACTGCTTGGATCTCGCAAAAGAGGTACTACATGAAAAAGTAACTGATAAATCAATGAAAACTACAACCACTGATCCAATTGCAGATAATTAAATAGATATTGAACTGTCCATGTACAGAAGAAAGGTGAAAGTTAAAATAAccaaacaaataccttattttacCACCTAAGTACAATGTAATCATGATCGACACAGATGTGTGCCAAATGTTAGTTAAGAAAGGCTTCCAGAAGTAGAAGTGTTTTAATGTAAACTGATTGCCATGAAAAACACAATGTTTCAGAAACTGGCGT
This window contains:
- the igfbp6b gene encoding insulin-like growth factor-binding protein 6b, with the translated sequence MPLFSNLTTIVLLLIAHCGSWILANRLGPYKGCPSCRESLGAGRAPRDHIGQAGSTSMLAQGEPCGVYTMSCAKGLRCVPPPQEHSPLQALLQGRGFCTKHSRTSPTERPHPTGPHPSQSGEIEKAPCRKLLNSVLRGIELTIFQSDRDIYIPNCDTRGFYRKKQCRSSKGMQRGHCWCVDELGTALPSRASEDGTLPCDGE